Proteins encoded together in one Halalkaliarchaeum sp. AArc-CO window:
- a CDS encoding multiprotein-bridging factor 1 family protein: MAKYSTGGGGGGGDGDACELCGRETGNLRLANVAGAELLVCRDCEPHGSNRKQTEKKHEREGSRDDDGPSRKKRAAQRAAKMYDAGKGDSSHWEKEGTDYEKDRLPYLLSDYGERAERARQDAGLRIEELAAELDVDEDDLLAIEQGRAARANVGGSVVRAVEEHLDVELVDE; this comes from the coding sequence ATGGCCAAGTATTCCACGGGCGGGGGTGGCGGCGGCGGCGACGGCGACGCCTGCGAACTGTGCGGGCGGGAGACGGGGAATCTCCGACTCGCCAACGTCGCCGGCGCGGAGCTTCTGGTGTGTCGCGACTGTGAACCGCACGGCAGCAACCGCAAGCAGACCGAAAAGAAACACGAGCGGGAAGGCTCTCGGGACGACGACGGGCCCAGCCGGAAGAAGCGGGCGGCCCAGCGGGCGGCCAAAATGTACGACGCCGGCAAGGGCGATTCGAGCCACTGGGAAAAGGAGGGCACTGATTACGAGAAAGACCGGCTGCCGTATCTCCTCTCCGACTACGGCGAGCGCGCCGAGCGCGCCAGGCAGGACGCCGGGCTCCGCATCGAAGAACTCGCCGCAGAGCTCGACGTCGACGAGGACGACCTCCTGGCGATCGAACAGGGCCGTGCCGCCCGCGCGAACGTCGGCGGGTCCGTCGTCCGCGCGGTCGAAGAACACCTCGACGTGGAACTGGTCGACGAGTAG
- a CDS encoding acyl-CoA dehydrogenase family protein: MSLPPSDSALTDEQRAIRDLVFEFASEEIRPGAREADATETFPEDVWDGLAELDLTGLTVPEEYGGFDADRLTYSVVNEGVAYGQLAVATALSVHCLATSCIATFGTEAQRERWLPEMVDGRPVGAFALSEPHAGSNPAEMSTVARRDGDEYVLDGEKMWITNGERAGVYVVFAKTDRDDPGSVTQFLVPGDTPGVTVGKKEEKLGLRASDTTSLGFDGARIPAENRLTEEGKGLSAAFRILTGGRIGIAAQSVGLAQAAFDEAQEYAGEREQFGGPIADIQAIRHKFSEMATRIAASRLLVREAARQADAGEDNRVAASMAKYHASETAMAVTNEAVQIHGGYGYTTEFDVERLYRDAKITEIYEGTTEIQKEIIARGVLE, translated from the coding sequence ATGTCACTGCCACCCAGCGACTCGGCGCTCACCGACGAACAGCGGGCGATCCGGGACCTGGTTTTCGAGTTCGCGTCCGAGGAGATCCGGCCGGGCGCCCGGGAGGCCGACGCGACCGAGACGTTTCCCGAGGACGTCTGGGACGGGCTCGCCGAGCTGGATCTCACCGGGTTGACAGTCCCCGAGGAGTACGGCGGGTTCGACGCCGACCGCCTCACCTACAGCGTCGTCAACGAGGGCGTGGCCTACGGGCAGCTGGCGGTCGCGACCGCACTGTCGGTTCACTGTCTGGCGACCTCCTGTATCGCGACGTTCGGCACCGAGGCCCAGCGCGAGCGGTGGCTCCCCGAGATGGTCGACGGCCGGCCGGTCGGCGCGTTCGCGCTCTCGGAGCCCCACGCCGGCTCCAACCCCGCCGAGATGTCGACAGTCGCCCGACGAGACGGTGACGAGTACGTCCTCGACGGCGAGAAGATGTGGATCACCAACGGCGAGCGGGCGGGGGTGTACGTCGTCTTCGCGAAGACCGACCGGGACGACCCCGGAAGCGTCACGCAGTTCCTGGTCCCCGGCGACACGCCGGGGGTGACCGTCGGCAAGAAAGAGGAGAAGCTCGGGTTGCGCGCTTCGGACACGACATCGCTGGGGTTCGACGGGGCGCGGATCCCGGCCGAGAACCGACTCACAGAAGAGGGGAAGGGGCTGTCGGCGGCGTTCCGGATTCTCACGGGCGGTCGGATCGGCATCGCCGCCCAGTCGGTGGGGCTGGCACAGGCGGCGTTCGACGAAGCGCAGGAGTACGCGGGGGAACGCGAGCAGTTCGGCGGTCCGATCGCGGACATCCAGGCGATCCGGCACAAGTTCTCCGAGATGGCGACCCGGATCGCCGCCTCGCGGCTGCTGGTCCGGGAGGCGGCCCGGCAGGCGGACGCCGGCGAGGACAACCGGGTCGCGGCGTCGATGGCGAAGTACCACGCCAGCGAGACCGCGATGGCGGTCACGAACGAGGCGGTCCAGATCCACGGCGGCTACGGCTACACCACCGAATTCGACGTCGAGCGCCTCTATCGCGACGCCAAAATCACCGAAATATACGAGGGAACCACGGAGATTCAAAAGGAGATTATCGCCAGGGGCGTACTCGAGTAG
- a CDS encoding alanine--tRNA ligase-related protein produces the protein MTGSRAPEDPSVRSFSATVDRVTDDAVVLDETYFYAASGGQPADRGFIDGTEVTDVRDVDGEVHHGVASPEDGLASTFEPGQEVECIVDDTFRTYCMRAHTASHVLYGAGRRLFDDLGYGGFDIDDRKVRVDFATPSDVDDEALVELERLTNRAVWDSLPVSWGEVDVETARDHESVAFNTKTEEGVMAGADTVRIVTVGGDTQGNLGDVDPEEAVEALALDGSAWDAAACGGTHVSNTAEIGPVEVLSRSNPGEGLTRIEFAVGPVGIQRDATVHRAALSAAREVDVGVEELPEAVARLSEENQALSDELESLKGDVLDARLSSLETIDRDGDRWRIGAVDGFGPNEVGDRLQARITGGDDAPDVAAVVGDGDAPFVVVATDGTPAAGDVVEEITDRFGGGGGGGPTFAQGGGLDADPEDVLAWLRGE, from the coding sequence ATGACCGGCTCTCGCGCACCCGAAGACCCGTCGGTTCGATCGTTCTCCGCCACCGTCGACCGCGTCACCGACGACGCGGTCGTGCTGGACGAGACGTACTTTTATGCCGCCTCCGGCGGCCAGCCCGCCGACCGGGGCTTCATCGACGGAACCGAAGTGACCGACGTCCGGGACGTCGACGGCGAGGTTCACCACGGTGTCGCCTCACCGGAGGACGGTCTCGCATCCACCTTCGAGCCCGGCCAGGAGGTCGAATGTATCGTCGACGACACGTTCCGCACGTACTGTATGCGCGCCCACACGGCGAGTCACGTGCTGTACGGCGCCGGGCGGCGGCTGTTTGACGACCTGGGATACGGTGGCTTCGACATCGACGACAGGAAGGTTCGGGTCGACTTCGCGACGCCCTCCGACGTCGACGACGAGGCGCTCGTCGAACTCGAGCGGTTGACCAACCGGGCGGTGTGGGACTCGCTTCCGGTGTCGTGGGGTGAAGTCGACGTGGAGACCGCCCGCGACCACGAGTCGGTGGCGTTCAACACCAAAACCGAGGAGGGTGTCATGGCCGGTGCCGACACCGTCCGGATCGTCACCGTCGGCGGCGACACGCAGGGGAACCTCGGCGATGTCGACCCCGAGGAGGCAGTCGAGGCGCTCGCGCTCGACGGCTCGGCGTGGGACGCCGCCGCCTGTGGAGGGACCCACGTGTCGAACACAGCCGAAATCGGGCCAGTAGAGGTGCTCTCGCGGTCGAATCCCGGCGAGGGGCTCACACGAATCGAGTTCGCGGTCGGGCCCGTTGGGATCCAGCGGGACGCGACGGTCCATCGGGCAGCGCTGTCTGCCGCCCGGGAGGTCGACGTCGGGGTCGAGGAACTGCCGGAGGCGGTCGCCCGGCTCAGCGAAGAGAACCAGGCGCTTTCGGACGAACTCGAGTCGCTGAAAGGGGACGTGCTCGACGCCCGGCTCTCGTCGCTCGAGACGATCGATCGGGACGGCGACCGGTGGCGAATCGGCGCGGTCGACGGGTTCGGTCCCAACGAGGTCGGCGACCGGCTCCAGGCACGGATCACAGGCGGGGACGACGCCCCGGACGTCGCGGCGGTCGTCGGCGACGGCGACGCGCCGTTCGTCGTGGTGGCGACCGACGGCACTCCCGCAGCTGGCGACGTCGTCGAGGAGATCACCGATCGGTTCGGCGGGGGCGGGGGTGGCGGTCCGACGTTCGCTCAGGGGGGCGGCCTCGACGCCGACCCGGAGGACGTCCTCGCCTGGCTGCGCGGCGAGTGA
- a CDS encoding acyl-CoA dehydrogenase family protein — protein MDGPPFEYAEFEEGRHVNYWRLNPALQTAARRVYPDEEFEWATERLDEFGEVVGLTIADNADVIDEHGPELRTYDKHGDLLNEVRYHPKQFENEELIYERGILADAFEAPPGRDEPLGLIHTLTMQLLLSYVDTGLVCSQSMTVGAALVLRNHDHGNHYGEYFEGLTAREYEEVIEGGMFLTEEQGGSDVGATETVANPVGIPRDATGAAGGEATGEDVEEGTANGEGKTASGDEDGRAVHGDGGEVGADDPIEARTYELTGDKWFCSNIDAQGTLALARRPEAPEGTAGLSLFLVPHELPNGELNQQRYRRLKDKLGTESVPTGEVEFDGTIGYLVGEPERGFKYMTTMLNWERITNSVGAVGIIGRLLLESKIHAANREAFGQPIAEFPLLQRDLVEMAVTHEATLAFAMEAARWFDRYERDHEDDRAFRLMRLLVPVSKHVTTRAAVDTASYAMEIQGGNGYVREFVTHRLYRDVQALPIWEGTANILSLDVLRAMETERAHEELLPLVEGYLDDVDHPILEAQVATVREEFRALKEALVTLATGDDDYAQHEAKEVTEYVYDVLTAALLLSRAQRSLAERGDAREAVVARLFVRKTFSEPHARGITTGEAIPMAYFDAIVRYDSVDPDRLAA, from the coding sequence ATGGATGGTCCACCGTTCGAGTACGCCGAATTCGAGGAGGGGAGACACGTCAACTACTGGCGATTGAACCCGGCACTGCAGACGGCGGCACGCCGGGTGTATCCGGACGAGGAGTTCGAGTGGGCAACCGAACGCCTCGACGAGTTCGGGGAGGTGGTCGGACTCACGATCGCGGACAACGCCGACGTGATCGACGAGCACGGCCCGGAACTTCGGACGTACGACAAACACGGCGACCTGTTAAACGAGGTTCGGTATCACCCAAAACAGTTCGAGAACGAGGAGTTGATTTACGAGCGCGGGATTCTCGCCGACGCCTTCGAAGCGCCGCCGGGGCGGGACGAACCGCTGGGGCTGATCCACACGCTGACGATGCAATTGCTGCTGTCGTACGTCGACACCGGTCTGGTCTGTTCGCAGTCGATGACGGTGGGGGCGGCACTGGTGCTCCGGAATCACGATCACGGGAACCACTACGGGGAGTACTTCGAGGGGCTCACCGCCCGAGAGTACGAGGAGGTCATCGAAGGGGGAATGTTCCTGACCGAAGAACAGGGCGGGAGCGACGTCGGGGCCACCGAAACGGTCGCGAACCCCGTCGGCATTCCACGGGATGCAACGGGGGCCGCCGGGGGCGAGGCGACCGGAGAAGACGTCGAGGAGGGAACCGCGAACGGGGAGGGGAAGACGGCCTCGGGCGACGAGGACGGACGGGCCGTCCACGGCGACGGCGGGGAGGTCGGAGCCGACGACCCGATCGAGGCCCGGACGTACGAGTTGACCGGCGACAAGTGGTTCTGCTCGAACATCGACGCCCAGGGGACGCTTGCGCTCGCCCGCCGCCCGGAGGCCCCCGAGGGAACGGCGGGGCTGTCGCTGTTTCTGGTCCCCCACGAGCTCCCGAACGGCGAGTTGAACCAGCAGCGCTACCGCCGGCTCAAAGACAAGCTGGGCACCGAAAGCGTCCCCACGGGCGAGGTGGAGTTCGACGGGACCATCGGATACCTCGTCGGGGAGCCCGAGCGGGGGTTCAAATACATGACCACGATGCTGAACTGGGAGCGGATCACGAACTCCGTGGGCGCGGTCGGGATCATCGGCCGGCTCCTCCTTGAGAGCAAGATCCACGCCGCAAACAGGGAGGCGTTCGGACAGCCGATCGCGGAGTTCCCGCTGTTACAGCGCGATCTCGTCGAAATGGCGGTCACCCACGAGGCGACGCTCGCGTTTGCGATGGAGGCCGCCCGGTGGTTCGACCGGTACGAGCGCGACCACGAGGACGACCGCGCGTTCCGGCTCATGCGGCTCCTCGTGCCGGTGTCGAAACACGTGACCACCCGCGCCGCCGTCGACACCGCCTCCTACGCGATGGAGATCCAGGGCGGCAACGGGTACGTCCGCGAGTTCGTCACCCATCGGCTCTACCGCGACGTCCAGGCGCTTCCCATCTGGGAGGGGACGGCCAACATCCTCTCGCTCGACGTTCTCCGGGCGATGGAGACGGAACGCGCCCACGAGGAACTGCTCCCGCTCGTCGAGGGCTATCTCGACGACGTCGACCACCCGATCCTGGAGGCGCAGGTCGCGACAGTACGCGAGGAGTTCCGGGCGCTCAAGGAGGCGCTCGTGACGCTTGCGACCGGGGACGACGACTACGCCCAACACGAAGCGAAGGAAGTGACCGAATACGTGTACGATGTGCTCACCGCTGCCCTGCTGCTGTCGCGTGCTCAGCGATCGCTGGCGGAACGGGGGGACGCACGGGAGGCAGTCGTCGCCCGCCTCTTCGTCAGAAAGACGTTTTCGGAGCCACACGCCCGGGGGATCACGACCGGCGAGGCGATCCCGATGGCGTATTTCGACGCGATCGTCCGGTACGACAGCGTCGATCCCGATCGATTGGCGGCATAG
- a CDS encoding cold-shock protein, whose amino-acid sequence MANGTVDFFNDTGGYGFIATEDSDDDVFFHMEDVGGEDLTEGQEIEFDIEQAPKGPRATNVVRV is encoded by the coding sequence ATGGCAAACGGCACGGTTGATTTCTTCAACGACACAGGCGGTTACGGCTTCATCGCGACTGAGGACTCCGACGACGACGTTTTCTTCCACATGGAGGATGTCGGCGGCGAAGATCTGACGGAGGGACAGGAGATCGAATTCGATATCGAACAGGCCCCCAAGGGCCCGCGCGCAACGAACGTCGTTCGCGTTTAA
- a CDS encoding GNAT family N-acetyltransferase, with amino-acid sequence MYVRDARNREEVWLLDHIEAMGLDDAAFRSRDYVIAVDEESNDRAGFGRIRIHKEPDACEITGIGVLDGWRDQGVGAHVIERLLQKAGDEGFEEVYSLTDQPEYLVQFGFEFADPGELPAPIAERISEKRETVSDEVQPLRIDVDGFEMPDRLRERFKSAAERDAEDEGPEETPEDFGIDPDEATYKYDPRG; translated from the coding sequence ATGTACGTCCGCGATGCGCGAAACCGGGAGGAGGTCTGGCTTCTGGACCACATCGAGGCGATGGGCCTGGACGACGCCGCGTTCCGGTCGCGCGATTACGTCATCGCGGTCGACGAGGAGTCCAACGACAGGGCGGGGTTCGGGCGGATCCGGATCCACAAGGAACCCGACGCCTGCGAGATCACGGGGATCGGCGTACTCGACGGCTGGCGCGACCAGGGCGTCGGCGCCCACGTGATCGAGCGGCTCCTCCAGAAAGCCGGCGACGAAGGGTTCGAGGAAGTCTACTCGCTTACGGATCAGCCGGAGTATCTCGTCCAGTTCGGCTTCGAGTTCGCGGATCCCGGGGAGCTCCCGGCGCCGATCGCCGAGCGAATCAGCGAAAAGCGCGAGACGGTGAGCGACGAGGTGCAGCCGCTCCGGATCGACGTCGACGGGTTCGAGATGCCCGACCGGCTCCGCGAGCGGTTCAAGTCGGCTGCAGAGCGCGACGCCGAGGATGAGGGTCCCGAAGAGACCCCGGAAGACTTCGGCATCGACCCCGACGAGGCCACTTATAAGTACGATCCACGCGGTTGA